One window of uncultured Trichococcus sp. genomic DNA carries:
- the budA gene encoding acetolactate decarboxylase, producing MGESTLYQHQTLGDLMAGVFDGTLTFEELLKHGDIGIGTFHDFEGELILLDGIAYQAKADGLISEVDPAQTTPHAAVTFFQPDREYEIDRPMTLRKVRSDIVKRVRSRNVFSVVKITGHFEYMHTRAVPKQQKPYPRLIEATRVQPEFESYDMQGTAIGIYTPELFDGVAKGGFHCHFISDDRKFGGHILDYIVDNAKCEIQTIESITQHFAVQSDDFMDKEIEYHNLAEEMAEAEG from the coding sequence ATGGGCGAAAGTACATTGTATCAGCATCAAACGCTGGGGGACCTGATGGCGGGGGTATTCGATGGGACCCTGACATTCGAAGAACTACTGAAGCATGGGGATATCGGCATCGGGACTTTCCATGATTTTGAAGGGGAACTGATCCTGCTGGACGGCATCGCCTATCAAGCGAAGGCGGACGGCTTGATTTCGGAAGTCGACCCAGCCCAGACAACACCGCATGCTGCGGTGACTTTTTTTCAACCGGACCGTGAATACGAAATCGACCGGCCGATGACCCTGAGAAAAGTCAGGTCGGATATCGTCAAGCGCGTACGCAGCCGGAATGTGTTCTCCGTCGTCAAAATAACCGGGCATTTCGAATATATGCATACGCGGGCGGTGCCGAAGCAGCAAAAACCGTATCCGCGCCTGATCGAAGCGACGCGTGTCCAGCCGGAATTCGAGTCCTACGATATGCAGGGGACGGCAATCGGCATCTATACGCCGGAATTGTTTGATGGCGTGGCCAAGGGAGGCTTCCACTGCCATTTCATCAGCGATGACCGCAAATTCGGCGGACACATCCTCGATTACATCGTGGACAACGCGAAATGCGAAATCCAGACCATCGAAAGCATCACGCAACATTTCGCCGTCCAATCCGACGATTTCATGGACAAAGAAATCGAGTACCACAACTTGGCGGAAGAAATGGCCGAAGCAGAAGGCTAA
- a CDS encoding MarR family transcriptional regulator has protein sequence MSNTDLLGFRIRSVWQQVKRLMNRHLTENDGYGLTGMQFAIVSYIAKESATRDVFQKDLEQKFDIRKSTVTGILNTMERDGLLLRETVPYDARLRKMILTDKALHAKKNTEQVIDSVESQLSKDLTEEEITTFLSILEKISKNAES, from the coding sequence ATGAGCAACACAGACCTGCTGGGATTCCGGATCAGATCGGTTTGGCAACAAGTTAAGCGCCTCATGAACAGGCACTTGACCGAAAATGATGGTTATGGCCTGACCGGCATGCAATTCGCGATTGTTTCCTACATCGCCAAAGAATCAGCAACGCGGGATGTCTTCCAGAAAGATCTCGAGCAGAAATTCGACATACGCAAATCGACCGTCACAGGCATCCTGAATACGATGGAAAGGGATGGCTTGCTGCTTCGGGAAACCGTCCCTTATGATGCCAGACTGCGGAAAATGATACTGACGGATAAGGCTTTGCATGCAAAAAAAAATACGGAACAAGTGATTGATTCCGTGGAGAGCCAATTGTCCAAAGACTTGACCGAAGAAGAAATCACCACCTTTTTGAGCATTCTTGAAAAAATTTCGAAAAATGCCGAGAGCTGA
- a CDS encoding AAA family ATPase → MTDESLTENIDERLKGIENNIRKNMSLSSVPVLMEAIRTHPDHPHVNYLLGLSHYKNRNLEKAMHYALRAVELDGTGDAYLTLLAKLYAEDDDDKAAESYAQAAFARNPANWEAALVLAKMAFEKNDLPRALELVEQVIKHTPKSFAALRLKSKIYLQQEEELDTILASIEESEKYGYDDAIEYDRVYAYYIHGRFDECRRIHKELERTRPLSHSTEKVGKLIATMKSSRLARRAPHTDYFHMDAAHSNRKVKVSLEESLAELNELIGLTEVKETINRIVKLVEYDKKRAYMLSIEKNEQPSYHFAFSGNPGTGKTTVARILGDIFYSLGILESGQLVEVDRSDLVGGYVGQTAQKTKAVIESAMGGVLFIDEAYALASSDSDSLDYGSEAIDTLIKSMEDHRNEFIVILAGYDTGMKQLLKSNPGLSSRINMQIDFEDFSDQELLEIAKSQAKDNHYTLTEEAEQAFRVKINQEKVVPQFANARAVRNIMEEAMRERAFRLSEKPVTKDDLVILEPLDFGIDPNQLFGDNIEDLMAQLRNLVGLKDVKKQVSSIMNYVRAEKRREKMGHPMNDLSLHMVFTGNPGTGKTTIARLISQILKSIGVLKRGHMIEVTREELVGQYVGQTGPKTLEKIKEAYGGVLFIDEAYSLYSASENDFGYEAISTLIKEMEDNRDKLVVIMAGYPSEMDQMLSMNSGIRSRIAYTVDFPDYDSEELTEIFHMAATQQGFVLTEEAQEKVKNLFVQSYTTRDSHFGNARTARSLFEKAKLHQSNRLAENEEADLFTILPEDIEEI, encoded by the coding sequence ATGACAGACGAAAGCCTAACTGAAAATATCGACGAGAGGTTAAAAGGGATCGAAAACAATATCAGAAAAAACATGTCCTTGAGCAGCGTTCCGGTTCTGATGGAAGCCATCCGGACGCATCCGGATCATCCACATGTGAATTACCTGCTGGGGCTCAGCCACTACAAGAACCGCAATCTCGAAAAAGCGATGCATTACGCGCTGCGAGCGGTGGAATTGGACGGAACCGGCGATGCCTATTTGACGCTGTTGGCGAAGCTGTATGCGGAGGATGACGATGACAAGGCAGCGGAGAGCTACGCGCAAGCCGCCTTCGCCCGCAACCCCGCCAATTGGGAAGCGGCGCTCGTCCTGGCGAAGATGGCTTTCGAAAAGAACGATCTCCCGCGGGCGCTGGAACTCGTCGAGCAGGTGATCAAGCACACCCCGAAATCTTTCGCGGCATTGCGTTTGAAATCGAAGATCTACCTGCAGCAGGAAGAGGAGCTGGATACGATCCTGGCTTCCATCGAAGAGTCCGAAAAATACGGCTATGACGATGCCATCGAATACGACCGCGTTTATGCCTACTATATCCACGGCCGTTTCGATGAATGCCGCCGCATCCACAAGGAACTGGAACGGACGCGGCCGCTTTCGCACAGCACCGAAAAAGTCGGCAAGCTGATTGCGACCATGAAGTCGAGCAGGCTGGCAAGAAGGGCACCGCATACCGATTATTTCCATATGGATGCCGCCCATTCCAACCGCAAAGTCAAAGTCTCTTTGGAAGAGTCCTTGGCTGAACTGAACGAGCTGATCGGTCTGACGGAAGTGAAGGAGACCATCAACCGGATCGTGAAGCTGGTCGAATACGACAAAAAACGGGCCTACATGCTGTCGATCGAGAAGAATGAACAGCCTTCCTATCATTTCGCCTTTTCCGGCAATCCGGGCACAGGGAAAACGACGGTAGCCAGGATTTTGGGGGACATCTTCTATTCTCTGGGCATCCTCGAATCGGGTCAATTGGTGGAAGTGGATCGCTCGGATCTGGTCGGCGGCTACGTCGGCCAGACTGCCCAGAAGACCAAGGCTGTTATCGAATCGGCCATGGGCGGGGTGCTGTTCATCGATGAAGCCTATGCCTTGGCGTCCTCGGACAGCGATTCGCTCGATTACGGATCCGAAGCCATCGACACGTTGATCAAATCGATGGAGGATCACCGCAATGAGTTCATCGTGATCCTGGCGGGTTATGACACCGGCATGAAGCAGCTGCTGAAATCGAACCCAGGCTTGTCGAGCCGTATCAACATGCAAATCGATTTTGAGGATTTTTCCGACCAGGAACTGCTGGAAATCGCCAAGTCGCAAGCCAAGGACAACCATTATACGTTGACCGAGGAAGCGGAGCAGGCTTTCAGGGTCAAAATCAATCAGGAAAAAGTTGTCCCGCAGTTCGCCAATGCCCGTGCCGTCCGGAACATCATGGAAGAAGCGATGCGGGAACGAGCCTTTCGTCTGAGCGAAAAGCCGGTGACGAAGGATGATCTGGTCATCCTCGAGCCGCTCGATTTCGGCATCGACCCGAACCAACTGTTCGGGGATAATATTGAAGACCTGATGGCGCAGCTGCGCAATCTGGTCGGCCTGAAGGATGTCAAAAAGCAGGTCAGCTCTATCATGAACTACGTACGCGCCGAGAAACGCCGTGAAAAAATGGGCCATCCGATGAACGATTTGTCCTTGCATATGGTCTTCACCGGCAACCCCGGCACAGGCAAAACTACCATCGCCCGGCTGATCAGCCAAATCCTGAAATCCATCGGGGTGCTGAAGCGCGGACACATGATCGAAGTCACAAGGGAAGAGCTGGTCGGGCAATACGTCGGCCAGACCGGACCGAAGACACTGGAGAAAATCAAGGAAGCGTACGGCGGCGTCCTGTTCATCGATGAAGCCTATTCCCTTTATTCCGCCTCCGAAAACGACTTCGGCTATGAAGCCATCAGTACGCTGATCAAGGAGATGGAGGACAACCGCGACAAGTTGGTCGTCATTATGGCGGGCTATCCGAGCGAGATGGATCAGATGCTCAGCATGAACTCCGGCATCCGCAGCCGGATCGCCTACACGGTCGATTTCCCGGATTACGACAGCGAAGAACTGACGGAAATTTTCCACATGGCCGCCACCCAGCAAGGTTTTGTGCTGACGGAGGAAGCCCAGGAGAAAGTGAAGAATCTGTTCGTGCAGTCCTACACGACCCGCGACAGCCATTTCGGCAATGCCCGCACGGCCAGGAGTCTCTTCGAGAAGGCGAAGCTGCACCAAAGCAACCGTCTGGCCGAAAACGAAGAGGCCGACCTGTTCACGATCCTGCCGGAGGATATAGAAGAAATTTAG
- the pfkB gene encoding 1-phosphofructokinase has protein sequence MIYTITLNPTIDYIVSVPHLTLGHSHHMDEELITPGGKGIMVSRVLKALGIPSIALGFRGGFTGEFVRDYLEELQIINQFIVIKERTRINLVLKSDQDTEISDYGPAATEEEVAVFMKCFEDISTQDFVVLSGSKLPSMPKDFYEQLIRSLHEEGVPFACDITKEELRNSLQYHPLVVKPNQKEVGELFGRTFSTWQEVVPYGKQLIELGAQNAIVSLGGDGALLFTANEVIYAPPLSGEVANPVGSGDSMVAGFVGTFIRTGDPLEAFRVAVACGTATAFSPDIATADEIEAQLARVVLEKIE, from the coding sequence ATGATTTATACGATTACTTTGAATCCAACCATCGATTACATCGTCTCCGTCCCCCACCTTACTTTAGGGCATTCTCATCACATGGATGAGGAACTGATCACTCCCGGCGGCAAAGGCATCATGGTCTCACGCGTCCTGAAGGCCCTCGGGATCCCTTCGATCGCACTGGGATTCCGCGGCGGCTTCACCGGCGAGTTTGTCCGCGATTATTTGGAAGAGTTGCAGATCATCAATCAGTTCATCGTGATAAAAGAGCGCACGCGCATCAACTTGGTTTTGAAATCGGATCAGGATACGGAAATCAGCGATTACGGCCCCGCTGCGACCGAAGAGGAAGTCGCTGTTTTTATGAAATGCTTCGAAGACATCTCAACGCAGGACTTCGTTGTGCTGTCAGGAAGCAAACTGCCGTCCATGCCCAAGGATTTTTATGAACAGTTGATCCGCTCCTTGCATGAGGAAGGCGTGCCTTTTGCCTGCGACATCACGAAGGAGGAGCTGCGGAACAGCCTGCAATACCACCCCTTGGTCGTGAAGCCGAACCAGAAGGAAGTCGGCGAATTGTTCGGCCGGACTTTCTCCACTTGGCAGGAGGTTGTCCCTTACGGCAAGCAGTTGATTGAGTTGGGTGCCCAGAATGCCATCGTTTCCCTTGGCGGCGACGGCGCGCTTCTGTTCACGGCGAATGAAGTCATTTATGCACCGCCGTTATCCGGTGAAGTCGCCAACCCGGTCGGCTCCGGGGATTCCATGGTGGCCGGGTTCGTCGGGACCTTTATCCGTACCGGGGACCCATTGGAGGCTTTCCGGGTAGCCGTCGCTTGCGGGACTGCCACAGCCTTCTCACCGGATATCGCCACCGCTGATGAGATCGAAGCGCAATTGGCCCGTGTTGTTTTGGAAAAAATCGAATAA
- a CDS encoding ABC transporter ATP-binding protein, with protein MIKKLLGSIREYKKDSILAPIYVTLEVVLEVLIPFLMSMIIDRGVGEGDMPFIIRIGLILIVSTLFSLSFGVLSGLHAAKASAGFAKNIRKDMYYNIQDFSFSNIDQFSTSSLITRLTTDITNVQNSYQMIIRIMVRAPLMLVFSLLMALSINSELGMVFLGAIPFLGIGLYLIMSKAFPIFQKVFRTYDKLNRVVQENLYGIRVVKSFVREDHETEKFKSVSKKIYKDFTKAEKILAFNSPLMQFTMYASILTLSLLGARMIVSGSMTTGQLMSLITYASQILMSLMMISMVFVMVTISRASAERIVEVLNEESDLKNSSNPVMVIPDGSVSFEQVNFSYANDPNKLALKDVSFSVKSGETVGIIGGTGSAKTSLVHLIPRLYDATGGTVKVGGVDVRNYDMQTLRNEVAMVLQKNILFSGTIKDNLRWGNPAATDEQLMKAARQAQADEFIQRLPGGYDTYIEEGGTNVSGGQRQRLCIARALVKQPKILILDDSTSAVDTRTDSLIRTAFKEEIPNTTKFIIAQRISSVQDADKIIVMDSGSINGIGTHDELLASNTIYQEVFYSQTKRGKNC; from the coding sequence ATGATAAAAAAACTCCTGGGCAGCATACGCGAGTATAAAAAGGATTCGATCCTTGCCCCTATATATGTTACTTTGGAAGTCGTTCTCGAAGTGCTCATTCCATTTCTGATGTCGATGATCATCGATCGAGGCGTCGGCGAAGGGGATATGCCCTTCATCATCCGCATCGGATTGATCTTGATTGTCTCCACCCTATTCTCATTAAGTTTCGGGGTCCTCTCCGGTTTGCATGCGGCAAAAGCTTCGGCTGGTTTCGCAAAAAACATCCGCAAGGATATGTACTACAACATCCAGGATTTCTCATTTTCGAATATCGATCAGTTCTCGACATCCAGCCTGATCACCCGTCTGACGACCGACATCACGAATGTCCAGAACTCTTATCAGATGATCATCCGGATCATGGTCCGGGCGCCGCTTATGCTCGTGTTCTCATTGCTGATGGCTCTGAGCATCAACAGTGAACTCGGCATGGTCTTCCTAGGGGCGATCCCTTTCCTTGGTATCGGCCTCTACCTCATCATGTCAAAAGCCTTCCCGATTTTCCAGAAGGTATTCCGCACCTACGACAAGCTGAACCGTGTCGTGCAGGAAAATCTTTATGGCATCCGGGTCGTCAAGTCCTTTGTACGTGAGGACCACGAGACCGAAAAATTCAAATCCGTCTCGAAGAAAATCTACAAGGATTTCACCAAAGCCGAAAAAATCTTGGCGTTCAACAGTCCGTTGATGCAATTCACGATGTACGCAAGCATTTTGACGTTGTCATTATTGGGTGCGCGCATGATCGTCTCCGGTTCGATGACGACAGGCCAACTGATGAGCCTGATCACCTACGCTTCCCAAATTCTGATGAGTTTGATGATGATTTCGATGGTCTTCGTCATGGTCACCATTTCCCGCGCTTCAGCGGAACGGATTGTGGAAGTCTTGAACGAGGAAAGCGACCTGAAGAACAGCAGCAACCCAGTTATGGTCATTCCTGACGGATCGGTCTCTTTTGAGCAAGTGAACTTCAGCTATGCCAACGATCCGAACAAACTTGCATTGAAGGATGTCAGTTTTTCCGTCAAATCAGGGGAAACGGTCGGCATCATCGGCGGTACCGGCAGTGCCAAAACCTCTTTGGTCCACCTCATTCCGCGCCTGTACGATGCTACCGGTGGTACGGTGAAAGTCGGCGGTGTGGATGTACGCAATTATGATATGCAGACATTGCGCAACGAAGTCGCTATGGTTCTTCAAAAAAACATCCTGTTTTCGGGAACGATCAAAGACAATCTGCGTTGGGGCAATCCTGCCGCTACCGATGAACAGCTGATGAAAGCGGCCCGACAAGCTCAGGCCGATGAATTCATCCAACGCCTTCCTGGCGGATACGACACTTATATAGAAGAGGGCGGTACGAACGTCTCCGGTGGCCAAAGACAACGGCTCTGCATCGCGCGTGCTTTGGTGAAACAGCCGAAGATCCTGATTCTCGATGATTCGACCAGCGCTGTGGATACCCGGACGGACTCCTTGATCCGGACCGCGTTCAAGGAAGAAATCCCGAACACAACCAAATTCATCATTGCTCAGCGCATCTCTTCCGTGCAGGATGCCGACAAGATTATCGTGATGGACAGCGGCAGCATCAATGGCATCGGAACACATGACGAATTGCTTGCCTCGAATACGATATATCAAGAAGTTTTCTATTCACAAACAAAAAGGGGGAAAAATTGCTGA
- a CDS encoding Na/Pi cotransporter family protein: MDWQSMLFQFFGGLGIFLFGLKYMGDGLQRSAGDNLRNILNKFTSTPLRAVLAGILVTVLIQSSSGTTVLAVGLVSAGFMNLEQAIGIIMGANIGTTITAFIIGFHVGAYALPIMAIGAILLFFTKNSFLNSIGQIIFGFGSLFYGLDLMGTGMEPLEQLSQFRSLMTNLSDHPFYGVLTGTGLTLVIQSSSATVGILQELYSQNSISLQAALPILFGNNIGTTITAVLAAIGASLPAKRAAASHVVFNLTGTAFILLILAPFTVVLTNLSASLNLNPAMQLAFAHGMFNVLNVVIQMWFIRQLAVLVTKMVPGEERIVKYDATHLDYTIIQTSPSVALNQAKLEVEQMGSFVTDEYHAAYKYYLDHNDLYKQDTLQLEEIVDTIDYKLTEYLTFISREELPFHASNDHAIMIDITKYLERIGDHCENIVKNIEDATKAAKRDIRANKELQDVKTILMDEDLVKLFAMVEQNIQEAIDSYIQDDHLLAEQVIQREEEVNEQEQMIRGNYIQRLNSGIGLPSEGILFIDIVSNLERISDHAVKIAKHTLGTRYPYQKLSRRLIRKTEQAHAGVALNASTPEK, encoded by the coding sequence ATGGATTGGCAAAGTATGTTATTCCAATTTTTTGGAGGCTTAGGCATTTTTTTGTTCGGATTGAAATACATGGGGGACGGCCTGCAGCGCAGTGCCGGCGATAATTTGCGCAATATATTGAACAAGTTCACTTCCACCCCACTCCGGGCTGTGTTGGCGGGAATTCTGGTGACCGTATTGATCCAGAGCAGTTCGGGGACGACCGTTCTGGCCGTGGGATTGGTTAGTGCAGGCTTCATGAATCTGGAGCAAGCCATCGGAATCATTATGGGGGCCAACATCGGAACGACGATCACAGCCTTCATCATCGGATTCCATGTGGGGGCTTACGCCCTTCCGATCATGGCGATCGGCGCCATCCTGCTCTTCTTCACAAAGAATTCTTTTTTGAACAGCATCGGCCAAATCATATTTGGTTTCGGCTCCCTTTTCTACGGACTGGACTTGATGGGAACAGGCATGGAACCGTTGGAGCAGCTTTCGCAATTCAGATCGCTGATGACGAATTTGTCCGACCATCCATTTTACGGCGTACTGACAGGAACCGGACTGACTTTGGTCATTCAAAGTTCCAGTGCCACAGTCGGTATCCTGCAGGAGCTTTATTCCCAAAATAGCATCTCTTTGCAGGCTGCTTTGCCGATCCTGTTCGGCAACAATATCGGCACTACCATCACGGCAGTGCTCGCCGCAATCGGAGCCAGCTTGCCCGCAAAACGCGCGGCCGCCTCCCATGTCGTATTCAATCTGACCGGAACGGCCTTCATCTTGCTCATTTTGGCGCCGTTCACCGTCGTGCTGACAAACTTGTCCGCATCCTTGAATCTCAATCCGGCCATGCAGCTTGCCTTCGCACACGGCATGTTCAATGTGTTGAACGTAGTGATCCAGATGTGGTTCATCCGCCAACTGGCTGTCTTGGTTACAAAAATGGTCCCAGGCGAGGAGCGGATCGTGAAATATGATGCTACCCATCTCGACTATACGATCATCCAAACCAGTCCGTCCGTGGCATTGAACCAGGCCAAACTTGAAGTCGAACAGATGGGATCGTTTGTGACGGATGAATACCATGCCGCCTATAAGTATTACCTCGACCACAATGATCTCTACAAACAGGACACACTCCAACTCGAAGAAATCGTCGACACCATCGACTACAAACTGACGGAATACCTGACCTTCATCTCACGGGAAGAGCTGCCGTTCCATGCTTCGAACGATCATGCCATCATGATCGACATCACGAAATACTTGGAACGCATCGGTGACCATTGTGAAAATATCGTAAAGAATATCGAAGATGCCACCAAAGCTGCCAAACGGGACATCCGCGCCAATAAAGAGCTGCAGGATGTCAAAACGATTCTGATGGATGAGGATCTCGTAAAGCTTTTCGCCATGGTCGAACAGAATATTCAGGAGGCGATCGACTCCTATATCCAAGATGATCATTTGCTGGCCGAACAAGTGATCCAGCGTGAAGAAGAAGTGAACGAACAAGAACAGATGATCCGCGGAAACTATATCCAGCGCTTGAACAGCGGAATCGGATTGCCTTCCGAAGGCATCCTGTTCATCGATATCGTATCCAACTTGGAGCGCATCAGCGACCACGCTGTGAAGATCGCAAAACATACTTTGGGAACACGCTACCCTTATCAAAAATTGAGCCGTCGCTTGATCCGCAAAACAGAGCAAGCCCATGCCGGTGTTGCCTTGAATGCGTCAACACCGGAAAAATGA
- the trxA gene encoding thioredoxin, producing the protein MSTQVTDTTWQSEVQEGLTLMDFWAPWCGPCRMLGPVLEEIEEEMDDKVKIVKLNIDENQMTASQFGIMSIPTMVLFKDGQPVEKLTGYHPKDVLVDYLESKLA; encoded by the coding sequence ATGAGCACACAAGTAACAGATACAACATGGCAGAGTGAAGTACAAGAAGGTTTGACATTGATGGATTTTTGGGCGCCTTGGTGCGGCCCTTGCCGCATGCTCGGACCCGTTTTGGAAGAAATCGAAGAAGAGATGGACGACAAAGTGAAAATCGTCAAGTTGAACATCGATGAGAACCAAATGACTGCATCACAGTTCGGCATCATGAGCATTCCGACAATGGTGTTGTTCAAAGATGGACAACCGGTGGAAAAGCTGACCGGCTACCATCCGAAAGATGTTTTGGTTGATTACCTGGAATCAAAATTAGCGTAA